The following DNA comes from Mesorhizobium sp. B2-1-8.
GGTCGGTATCGCCGGCGACGAGGCGCTGGCGCACCAGGATCCGCAGGTCGCGAGCAAGGTCGGCGTCGGATTCGTCGATCGACTGGTTCTGGCAGACCATGCATCGCAAGCCTTCCGACAGCGCCCGGGCTCTCGCCTCGAGTGCCGGGTCCGCCAGCATCTCGTCAGGCTTCACCGCCATTGCCGTGCCGGCGAAGAGCAATGCCAGCAGCAGGACAATCGACATCAGTGAAAACCTTGCCTTCATGACAGGCCCGCCGGCACCACCGCCTGCTTGCGACGGCGCGATGGCGCGCCGACACGCAGGCGTCTGTCCATCAGCGACATGGCCGCACCCACCATCATCACCAGGCCGCCGCCCCAGATCAGCGTCACCAGCGGCTTCCACCACAGGCGCACCACGACCGAGCCGTCCTTGCCCTCGTCGCCGAGCGAAATGTAGAGCTGGGAGAGGCCGATCGTCTTGATGCCGGACTCCGTCGTCGTCATCTGCCGCACGGGATAGAAACGCTTGGCGGAGCTGATTTCGCCGACAGCGCTGCCGCTGACGCCGATCAGCTCGAAACGGCCGCGATCCTCGCTGTAGTTCGGTCCCTGGGCAGGATAGAGGCCGACGAAACGAACCGTGCGGCCGGAGATTTCGACGGTTTCACCAGCATGCATGGACAGGATCTTCTCCGTGCCAAAGCAGAGCGTGCCGACAATGCCGAGCACCGTCAGGCCGAGGCCAAGATGCGCGAAAGCGGTCCCGAACACCGAGCGTGGCAGACCAACCAGGCGTCTGACCAGGACCGGCGCGGCGACATTGCCGACCCCGGCTTTGACGGCGATGTCGGTTAGCGCACCGAGGATCAGCCAGACGGCAAGGCCGACGCCAAGCGCAGCAAGCACCGAAGCGCCGTCGATGAACAAGGCGGTGACCAGCGTTGCCAGAAGGGCGGCCGCGAACGCCACCATCAGACGCTGCGCGACGCCAAACACATCGCCGCGCTTCCAGGCCAGCAGCGGCCCAAAGGGAACCATCACCAGCAGCGGCACCATCAGCGGTGCGAAGGTAAGGTTGAAGAACGGCGCTCCGACCGAAATCTTGTCGGCCGAAAAAGCCTCGACCGCCAGCGGATAGAGCGTGCCGACCAGCACGGTGGCGGTCGCCGTGGTCAGGAACAGATTGTTGAGGACGAGTGCGCCTTCGCGCGAAATCGGATGGAACAAGCCGCCTGCCGTCAACTTCGATGCGCGCAGCGCAAACAGTGACAGCGAGCCGCCGATGAACAGCGTCAGGATGCACAGGATGAAGACGCCGCGCGTCGGATCGGTGGCAAAGGCGTGGACGGAAGTCAGGACGCCCGAACGCACCAGGAAGGTGCCGAGCAGCGACAGCGAGAAGGTCAAAATGGCGAGCAGCAGCGTCCAGATCTTCAAAGCCGAGCGCTTTTCCATGACGATGGCCGAATGCAACAGCGCGGTGCCCGCCAGCCACGGCATGAAGGAAGCGTTTTCGACCGGGTCCCAGAACCAGAAGCCGCCCCAGCCGAGCTCGTAATAGGCCCAGTACGATCCCATGGCGATGCCGCCGGTCAGGAACATCCAGGCGACCAGTGTCCATGGCCGCACCCAGCGCGCCCAGGAGGCATCGATGCGCCCCTCGATGAGGGCCGCGACCGAGAAGGAAAAGCAGATCGAGAAGCCGACAT
Coding sequences within:
- a CDS encoding heme lyase CcmF/NrfE family subunit produces the protein MVETGHFALVLAFALSLVQTIVPLFGARLNNQRLMAVGGPVAVTGFALTALSFAALASAYASSDFSLANVWENSHSLQPLIYKITGTWGNHEGSMLLWVLILTFFGALVAAFGSNLPATLRANVLAVQGAIGAAFFLFILVTSNPFIRLNPAPIEGRDLNPILQDLGLAIHPPLLYLGYVGFSICFSFSVAALIEGRIDASWARWVRPWTLVAWMFLTGGIAMGSYWAYYELGWGGFWFWDPVENASFMPWLAGTALLHSAIVMEKRSALKIWTLLLAILTFSLSLLGTFLVRSGVLTSVHAFATDPTRGVFILCILTLFIGGSLSLFALRASKLTAGGLFHPISREGALVLNNLFLTTATATVLVGTLYPLAVEAFSADKISVGAPFFNLTFAPLMVPLLVMVPFGPLLAWKRGDVFGVAQRLMVAFAAALLATLVTALFIDGASVLAALGVGLAVWLILGALTDIAVKAGVGNVAAPVLVRRLVGLPRSVFGTAFAHLGLGLTVLGIVGTLCFGTEKILSMHAGETVEISGRTVRFVGLYPAQGPNYSEDRGRFELIGVSGSAVGEISSAKRFYPVRQMTTTESGIKTIGLSQLYISLGDEGKDGSVVVRLWWKPLVTLIWGGGLVMMVGAAMSLMDRRLRVGAPSRRRKQAVVPAGLS
- a CDS encoding cytochrome c-type biogenesis protein; the encoded protein is MKARFSLMSIVLLLALLFAGTAMAVKPDEMLADPALEARARALSEGLRCMVCQNQSIDESDADLARDLRILVRQRLVAGDTDQQVMDYVVSRYGEFVLLKPRFDLRNALLWGTPVLLLLVGGVFIALSARSRRTLATKSLSADEQAALDAILHRD